A window from Solanum stenotomum isolate F172 chromosome 7, ASM1918654v1, whole genome shotgun sequence encodes these proteins:
- the LOC125870832 gene encoding beta-fructofuranosidase, insoluble isoenzyme 1-like, whose translation MDYSSNSRWALPVILVCFFIVLLSNNVVFASHKVFIHLQSQNAVNVQTVHRTGYHFQPEKHWINDPNAPMYFNGVYHLFYQYNPNGSVWGNIVWAHSVSKDLINWINLEPAIYPSKPFDQFGTWSGSATILPGNKPVILYTGITDANQTQVQNYAIPANLSDPYLREWIKPDNNPLIVADDSINKTKFRDPTTAWMGKDGHWRIVMGSLRKHSRGLAIMYRSKDFMKWVKAKHPLHSTNGTGNWECPDFFPVALKGTNGIDQYGEEYKYVLKNSMDLTRFEYYTLGKYDTKKDRYVPDVGSIDSWKGLRFDYGNFYASKTFYDTSKNRRVIWGWSNESDIFPEDDNAKGWAGIQLIPRKVWLDPSGKQLIQWPVEELETLRTQKVQLSNKKLNNGEKVEITGITPAQADVEVTFSFASLDKAESFDSSWTDMYAQDVCGLKGADVQGGLGPFGLATLATENLEENTPVFFRVFKAQQNYKVLLCSDAKRSTLKFNETMYKVSFAGFVDVDLADKKLSLRSLIDNSVIESFGAGGKTCITSRVYPTLAINEKAHLFAFNNGTEPITIETLDAWSMGKAKIQY comes from the exons atggaTTATTCATCTAATTCTCGTTGGGCTTTGCCAGTTATCTTAGTTTgcttttttatagttttattatcCAATAATGTTGTTTTTGCTTCTCACAAAGTTTTTATTCACTTGCAATCTCAAAATGCTGTAAATGTTCAAACTGTTCATAGAACTGGTTACCATTTTCAGCCAGAAAAACATTGGATCAATG ATCCCAATG CACCAATGTATTTCAATGGAGTTTACCATCTATTCTACCAATACAACCCAAACGGGTCAGTATGGGGCAACATTGTTTGGGCTCATTCAGTTTCAAAGGACTTAATCAATTGGATCAATTTAGAACCCGCAATTTACCCATCTAAACCATTTGATCAATTCGGTACGTGGTCTGGGTCTGCAACTATTCTACCTGGTAACAAGCCTGTTATCTTGTACACTGGAATAACAGATGCCAACCAAACTCAAGTTCAAAATTACGCGATTCCAGCTAACTTATCTGATCCATATCTCCGTGAATGGATCAAGCCTGATAACAATCCATTGATTGTAGCTGATGATAGTATCAACAAGACCAAATTTCGTGATCCAACAACTGCATGGATGGGTAAAGATGGACATTGGAGAATTGTGATGGGAAGTTTGAGAAAACATAGTAGGGGTTTAGCAATAATGTATAGAAGCAAAGATTTCATGAAATGGGTTAAGGCTAAACACCCACTTCACTCAACTAATGGTACTGGAAATTGGGAATGTCCTGATTTTTTCCCTGTTGCATTGAAAGGAACTAATGGGATAGATCAATATGGTGAAGAATATAAATATGTGCTTAAGAATAGTATGGATCTTACTCGATTTGAATACTATACTCTTGGTAAGTACGATACAAAAAAAGATAGGTATGTTCCAGATGTTGGTTCTATTGATAGTTGGAAAGGATTGAGATTCGATTATGGTAATTTCTATGCATCAAAGACTTTCTATGATACTAGCAAAAACCGAAGGGTTATTTGGGGTTGGTCTAATGAATCAGATATATTCCCTGAAGATGATAATGCGAAAGGATGGGCTGGAATTCAATTGATCCCACGTAAAGTATGGCTTGACCCAAGTGGTAAACAATTGATTCAATGGCCTGTTGAAGAATTAGAAACCCTAAGAACCCAAAAGGTTCAATTGAGTAACAAAAAGTTGAACAATGGTGAAAAGGTTGAAATTACAGGGATCACACCTGCACAG GCAGATGTTGAAGTGACATTCTCTTTTGCAAGTTTGGATAAAGCAGAGTCATTTGATTCTAGTTGGACTGATATGTATGCACAAGATGTTTGTGGACTCAAGGGTGCAGATGTTCAAGGTGGGCTTGGGCCATTTGGTCTTGCTACATTGGCTACTGAAAACTTAGAAGAAAACACACCTGTTTTCTTCCGAGTTTTCAAAGCACAACAAAATTACAAGGTTCTTTTGTGTTCTGACGCTAAAAG GTCAACTCTTAAGTTCAATGAAACAATGTACAAAGTTTCATTTGCTGGATTTGTGGATGTTGATTTGGCAGACAAGAAATTGTCACTCAGAAGCTTG ATTGATAATTCAGTTATAGAAAGTTTTGGTGCTGGTGGAAAGACATGTATAACATCGAGGGTTTATCCAACATTGGCGATTAATGAGAAGGCACATTTATTTGCGTTCAACAACGGAACTGAGCCAATCACAATTGAGACTTTGGATGCGTGGAGTATGGGCAAAGCTAAGATACAATATTAA